CAAGTATTATCATTTACGTGTACGGTGTAGGTAGTGGTTTGTGTAGGAAATGCTGTTGGATTAAAAATATCCGTAGCACTTAAACTTGCATTATTGTCCCAAACAAAATTATTAACTAATGAAGATAAAGCTTCTAACTGGCTGGTATCGCCCATTTCAATAGTATCGGGAGTGGCGGTAGCACTAATATCCGGCAGGAGTGTGGTAACAAAAACGGTATCAGCAACAGTATCTTTGCAAGCAAATTGGTCAGTTATTTGGCAAGAAACATAAAATGGGCTGTAAGTGGCTTCAAAAACAGCCAAATTTTGCCCTTGTGGGCTATTGAGTAAAGTATCGGGTTGCCAATTATAATAGGCATTAGGCAAATTTGTAGCATAAAAAGTTATAGTATCGCCTAAGCAAACGGTATCTCTACTCCATATTTCGGTATTTAATTCCCTTACTATTATATGTTGCACAAAAGTATCTAAGCAAGTTCCTATTCCTGCTATTAAAGTATAAGTGGTGTTGGTATCAATTAATGCTACCGGATTAGCTATTGTAGTATCATTTAAGCCATAGCTTGGAGACCATTGATAGTGTACATTAGGGTTTTGAATAGGAGAAATTCCAATTTGTATAGCATTGTTTTTGCAAGTGTATAAGGTGTCTAAATTTTGACTTCCATTGCCCAATAAAGTTATTTGTTTTGAAATAGAATCAATCAAATTACAACTTAAAGAATCTATAGCTACTAATTTGATATTATAAACACCTATTTCATTAAAACTGTGAGCAAAATGATAATCATTAGACATTAAACTGTCGTTTATGTACCAATAAAAAGTAGTTTGAGAAGTATCATTAAATGCTGTTTGAGTGGTATTTATAAATGTTAGGTCTTGTGGAATACATTCTACTTGAGGTAAAACAAAATCGGCAATAACGGAAGGAGGAGAAAAAGCATATTTTACCAAACCAAGGTTGCAAGAATTATTATTTGTCCAAAATGCAGCAGAATCTATGGGTACCGTAGGAAAATCTTGATGATTGCCACAGCCGGCACATACGGCTTGATATATTACGCCTTTTTTATCAAAACGGCTGGTGCCACCGTCCACGTGTTCTGCACTAATATTTCCACCAAAATAAGAAGCATAAATTAAAGCAGAGGCATCATCACGCATTACCATAAAATAGAAATCTCTGTTATCGGTAGTGGGTTGTAGCGCATCGGAGGTTATATCTAACCCTGCTGTTCCGCTTAAATTGGTATTGCCGGCTAAATTTTGCCCGCCCCAGCCAGAAAGAAAAACTTGATTGCACACATCTACTAAAAAAGCTGTGGGAGAAATATCCGGTTTTCCGGCTCCATCGCCAAATCGGGTACTCCAAATAACGCTGTCTATATTGTGGGTGTATTTCATTAAAAACTGTCCGCCATTAGCACTGCTGTATAAAGCATTGTGGTAAAAATTATTGAGCGTATCTTTTGTCTGCCCAAAAATATGGGCATCATCGTTATTATTTAGGTCAATAAAATAAATTTGGTCGTATTCCGTACTGCCCATGTAGGTACTTGAAATTAAATTGCTACCCGTATTGTGTAGTCGGGCAATGAAACCATCAGCTCTACCGCCACCAAAAGTATCTTGATAAGCATTTAGTAAAGGAAAATCGGGAGATTGCGTGCCTCCTGCTAAATAAATATCTTCATTGCTGTCAAAAGAAATAGAGTAGGAGGCATCGTCTAAACTGCCACCTAAATAAGTGCTCCAAAGTAAATTATTCAAATTGGCATCCATTTTAAAAGCCACACCGTCTAAACCGCCATTGTATGAAGTATCTATACTGTTTAAAACAGGGAAATTATTAGAATAAGTACACGAAGTGATGATACAATTATCATTGTGGTCTATTAATATTTCGCCACGCACTTCGTCTGCATAATTGTATTTTAAAAAAGGAGATAAATTTAATCCATCATTAGCACTTCCGCCTATATAAGTAGATGCCATTAGTGAATCTCCACCTTCAGTAAATCTGCTAACTATAAAATCTGAACCTTGCGTGTATAAAACGCCTAAACCTTGTGCTAAATTAACAAAAGAACCACCGTTGTATGTAGAATCGTAGCAATTTAAGGTAACGGGAAAAGTATCGGAGCTTGT
The Chitinophagales bacterium genome window above contains:
- a CDS encoding gliding motility-associated C-terminal domain-containing protein, which encodes MKKLYLNLLLFLICNFSIAQTAFIQNKGQWDNTVQFKAEFNSGNLYIENATLNYNFIDNQQLNELVSHHHQTVLPYEIDVDWTVKGHCLKMNIANAQFKNPITKQKTETYYNYFLGNDKTKWKGRVPAFQTVTYPNVYPNIDFTISSSNNYFKYEFVVKAQENPNKIQLTYEGANNIILNNNNLQIETSVNTFTEQKPYAYQIIDNKEQEVACYFKLENHTISFDFPNGYNKNYDLVIDPYIVFSRYTSSYANNFGYTATYDSYGNAYGAGSVFNQGYITTPGAYDISFNGFNTDIGITKYSSDGLTRLYATYLGGNKTELPHSIVVNSRDELYVLGTTSSDTFPVTLNCYDSTYNGGSFVNLAQGLGVLYTQGSDFIVSRFTEGGDSLMASTYIGGSANDGLNLSPFLKYNYADEVRGEILIDHNDNCIITSCTYSNNFPVLNSIDTSYNGGLDGVAFKMDANLNNLLWSTYLGGSLDDASYSISFDSNEDIYLAGGTQSPDFPLLNAYQDTFGGGRADGFIARLHNTGSNLISSTYMGSTEYDQIYFIDLNNNDDAHIFGQTKDTLNNFYHNALYSSANGGQFLMKYTHNIDSVIWSTRFGDGAGKPDISPTAFLVDVCNQVFLSGWGGQNLAGNTNLSGTAGLDITSDALQPTTDNRDFYFMVMRDDASALIYASYFGGNISAEHVDGGTSRFDKKGVIYQAVCAGCGNHQDFPTVPIDSAAFWTNNNSCNLGLVKYAFSPPSVIADFVLPQVECIPQDLTFINTTQTAFNDTSQTTFYWYINDSLMSNDYHFAHSFNEIGVYNIKLVAIDSLSCNLIDSISKQITLLGNGSQNLDTLYTCKNNAIQIGISPIQNPNVHYQWSPSYGLNDTTIANPVALIDTNTTYTLIAGIGTCLDTFVQHIIVRELNTEIWSRDTVCLGDTITFYATNLPNAYYNWQPDTLLNSPQGQNLAVFEATYSPFYVSCQITDQFACKDTVADTVFVTTLLPDISATATPDTIEMGDTSQLEALSSLVNNFVWDNNASLSATDIFNPTAFPTQTTTYTVHVNDNTCPNKTTVTVYVTPKKCIEDKLFVPNAFTPNNDGNNDIFYVRSRGEIRQFYFAVYDRWGQKVFETYDINTGWDGSFNGENLSPAAFAWYCSGFCENGEDFILKGNVSILK